In Rutidosis leptorrhynchoides isolate AG116_Rl617_1_P2 chromosome 2, CSIRO_AGI_Rlap_v1, whole genome shotgun sequence, one genomic interval encodes:
- the LOC139887805 gene encoding polygalacturonase At1g48100-like: protein MGISFHTFVIFFTSIIYFHLSFINSRSINQISLAPSLAPQSPVAPNVESSTMVFDVRSFGAVGDGVTDDTQSFKMAWDSACQSDEPATLLVPKHYNFLIQSTIFTGSCGNGVIFQVEGTIVAPDGPSVWPKNMSKKQWLVFYRVNGMSLQGGGVIDGSGEKWWDLPCKPHKGPNGTTLAGPCDSPVAMRFFMSTNVTVKGLKVMNSPQFHFRFDGCHGVNIDSLNIKAPSSSPNTDGIHIENTDDVKIHNSFISNGDDCVSIGTGSYNVDIKNITCGPSHGISIGSLGMRNSRACVSNITVTDSVIKRSDNGVRIKTWQGGLGSVSKVKFINIHMDTVRNPIMIDQYYCQTKLCPNQTSAVRIFDIVYEKITGTYDVRSPAVHLGCSDSVPCTNLTFSDIELMPSQGHNMLNPFCWNAYGDLQTLTIPPVFCLLDGNPASSILDDIDHCRLMDIDRLLVA, encoded by the exons ATGGGAATATCATTCCACACTTTTGTCATATTTTTCACGAGCATTATTTACTTTCATTTGAGTTTTATTAACTCTCGGTCGATTAATCAAATTTCGTTAGCTCCATCTCTTGCACCCCAATCACCTGTTGCACCCAACGTTGAATCTAGTACGATGGTTTTTGATGTGAGGTCGTTCGGGGCTGTAGGGGATGGTGTGACAGATGATACGCAATCTTTCAAAATGGCATGGGATTCGGCTTGTCAAAGTGACGAACCCGCAACTCTTCTTGTTCCAAAACATTATAATTTCTTGATACAATCCACAATTTTCACTGGGAGTTGTGGGAATGGTGTTATTTTTCag GTTGAAGGGACAATTGTAGCACCAGATGGACCAAGTGTGTGGCCAAAAAATATGAGCAAGAAACAATGGCTTGTGTTTTATAGGGTAAATGGCATGTCTTTACAAGGTGGTGGAGTTATTGATGGAAGTGGTGAAAAGTGGTGGGATCTTCCTTGCAAACCTCACAAA GGACCAAATGGAACGACTTTGGCTGGTCCTTGTGACAGTCCTgtt GCAATGAGGTTTTTCATGAGCACGAATGTTACGGTTAAAGGACTTAAAGTGATGAACAGTCCGCAGTTCCACTTCCGATTCGATGGCTGTCATGGAGTGAATATAGATTCACTGAATATCAAAGCTCCTTCTTCAAGTCCCAATACTGATGGAATCCACATTGAAAACACAGATGATGTGAAGATACACAATTCATTTATATCTAATG GTGATGATTGTGTATCAATTGGGACAGGAAGTTATAATGTAGACATAAAGAACATAACATGTGGTCCAAGCCATGGGATAAG CATAGGGAGCTTGGGCATGCGTAACTCGCGAGCATGCGTATCGAACATAACTGTCACCGACTCGGTGATAAAGCGCTCTGATAACGGGGTTCGGATTAAAACATGGCAAGGAGGGTTAGGGTCGGTATCAAAAGTGAAGTTCATCAACATTCATATGGACACTGTTAGGAACCCAATCATGATTGACCAATACTATTGCCAAACCAAATTATGCCCAAACCAAACATCGGCAGTTCGAATTTTCGATATAGTTTATGAGAAAATAACAGGAACTTATGATGTTAGAAGCCCTGCAGTGCATTTGGGGTGCAGTGATAGTGTCCCATGTACTAATTTAACATTTTCTGATATCGAATTAATGCCTTCACAAGGTCATAATATGTTAAATCCATTTTGTTGGAATGCATATGGTGATCTACAGACTCTTACGATTCCGCCTGTTTTCTGCTTGTTGGATGGTAACCCTGCGTCTTCGATTCTTGATGATATTGATCATTGTCGATTGATGGATATCGATCGATTATTAGTTGCTTGA